The following are encoded together in the Capsulimonas corticalis genome:
- the carA gene encoding glutamine-hydrolyzing carbamoyl-phosphate synthase small subunit, protein MSNAYLVLADGTTYTGTAFGAIGTSIGEVVFNTGMTGYQEILTDPSYAGQLVTLTYPLIGNYGVTPDDFESRQVQVAGFIIKELDDAPSNWRSQGTLDEFLKTHNVVGVRGLDTRVLAQKLRSVGVMMGAISSDKTPEELKALLDSAASYEDVDFVSRVSTDEPFVWPSSTGETKYKISLLDCGVKFNILRSLASLGAEVTVYPSNTSAETILATDPDGVFLSPGPGDPHLLGDIVQQVKILSHAKPTMGICLGNQLLGCAFGGHTFKLPFGHRGANHPVKDLETGRVVITSQNHGYALAPDGFEDPDVEVWQINLNDGTVEGLRHKTLPVFSIQYHPEASPGPTDSRGYFGRFLEMIDEQRAK, encoded by the coding sequence ATGAGCAACGCATACCTTGTCCTCGCGGACGGAACGACATACACGGGAACCGCCTTCGGCGCCATCGGAACGAGCATCGGCGAAGTCGTGTTCAACACCGGCATGACCGGCTATCAAGAGATCCTGACCGACCCGTCTTACGCCGGACAGCTGGTCACGCTGACGTATCCGCTGATCGGCAACTACGGGGTCACGCCCGACGATTTCGAGTCGCGTCAGGTGCAGGTCGCCGGGTTTATCATCAAAGAGCTGGACGACGCTCCGAGCAACTGGCGCTCGCAGGGAACGCTGGACGAATTTCTCAAAACCCACAACGTCGTCGGCGTCCGCGGACTCGACACGCGCGTTCTGGCCCAGAAGCTGCGTTCGGTCGGCGTCATGATGGGCGCGATCTCCAGCGACAAGACGCCCGAAGAGCTGAAAGCGCTGCTGGACAGCGCGGCGAGCTACGAAGACGTCGACTTTGTCTCTCGGGTCTCGACCGACGAGCCGTTCGTCTGGCCTTCTTCGACGGGCGAGACGAAGTATAAAATCTCGCTTTTGGATTGCGGCGTCAAGTTCAACATCCTCCGCTCGCTGGCGTCGCTCGGCGCGGAGGTCACGGTCTATCCGTCGAACACGTCCGCCGAGACGATCCTGGCGACCGACCCGGACGGCGTTTTCCTGAGCCCCGGTCCCGGCGATCCCCATCTGCTCGGTGATATCGTCCAGCAGGTGAAGATCCTGTCGCACGCCAAGCCGACCATGGGGATCTGCCTCGGCAACCAGCTGCTCGGGTGCGCCTTTGGCGGCCACACCTTCAAGCTGCCCTTCGGCCATCGCGGCGCGAACCATCCGGTGAAGGACTTAGAAACGGGCCGCGTCGTCATTACGTCGCAAAACCACGGATACGCGCTGGCGCCCGACGGCTTTGAGGATCCCGATGTGGAGGTCTGGCAGATCAATCTGAACGACGGCACCGTCGAGGGCCTGCGCCACAAGACGCTGCCGGTGTTCTCGATCCAGTACCATCCGGAAGCGTCGCCCGGCCCGACGGACAGTCGGGGCTACTTTGGCCGCTTCTTGGAAATGATCGACGAGCAGAGGGCCAAATAA
- a CDS encoding dihydroorotase produces MEKLLKGGRVIDPANGRDEIADLLVGDDGTIKAIGANLTAADTEVIDCAGYVVSPGLIDIHVHLRVPGQEYKEDMATGTAAAKNGGFTAIACQPNTSPPIDHSSIVKDILAQAEGADARVYVVGAVSKGLKNEELAEMSELKDAGVIGIGDDAYPVYESGFLRRAMEYCKMLDLPYVAHCEDKDITTDGVMNEGYVSTVLGLKGINRAAENIGTARNIILAETTGCHLHVLHVSTKESVEIVRHAKSLGAPVTAETCPQYFALTDEACYGYNTNAKMSPSLRTKEDQEAIVAGLIDGTLDLIATDHAPHAPHEKEQEFARAPFGMLGLETSLGLVITHLVKPGILTLSQVIEKMSVAPAKIFKLPGGSLTIGAPADITIFDPDAEWTVDVNAFKSKSRNSVLHGVTLTGKPIATLVGGR; encoded by the coding sequence TTGGAGAAGTTATTAAAAGGCGGCCGGGTGATCGATCCGGCGAATGGGCGGGATGAGATCGCGGATTTGCTGGTCGGCGACGACGGGACGATCAAGGCGATCGGCGCGAATCTGACGGCGGCGGACACGGAAGTGATTGACTGCGCGGGCTATGTTGTCTCGCCGGGACTGATCGATATCCACGTTCATCTGCGCGTGCCGGGCCAAGAATATAAAGAAGATATGGCGACGGGAACGGCGGCGGCCAAGAACGGCGGCTTTACGGCCATCGCTTGCCAGCCGAATACGTCTCCGCCGATCGATCACTCCTCCATCGTCAAGGATATTCTGGCGCAGGCCGAGGGCGCGGACGCCCGCGTGTATGTCGTCGGCGCGGTGAGCAAAGGGCTGAAGAACGAAGAACTTGCCGAGATGTCCGAACTGAAGGACGCCGGGGTAATCGGAATCGGCGACGACGCGTATCCCGTCTACGAGAGCGGGTTCCTGCGCCGCGCGATGGAATATTGCAAGATGCTGGACCTGCCCTATGTCGCGCACTGCGAGGACAAGGACATCACCACCGACGGCGTGATGAACGAGGGCTATGTCTCTACCGTGCTTGGCCTCAAGGGGATCAACCGGGCGGCGGAGAATATCGGCACCGCGCGCAATATCATTCTGGCGGAGACCACGGGCTGCCATCTGCATGTGCTGCATGTCAGCACGAAAGAAAGCGTGGAGATCGTTAGGCACGCGAAGTCGCTCGGCGCGCCCGTCACGGCGGAGACCTGCCCGCAGTACTTTGCGCTGACGGATGAAGCCTGCTATGGTTATAACACCAACGCGAAGATGTCGCCTTCGCTGCGCACCAAGGAAGATCAGGAGGCGATTGTCGCCGGCTTGATCGACGGTACGCTGGATTTGATCGCCACCGATCATGCGCCGCACGCGCCGCATGAGAAGGAGCAGGAGTTCGCCCGCGCTCCCTTCGGCATGCTGGGATTGGAGACGAGCCTGGGATTGGTGATCACGCATCTGGTGAAGCCGGGCATTCTGACGCTGTCGCAGGTGATCGAGAAGATGTCCGTGGCGCCCGCCAAGATCTTCAAGCTCCCCGGCGGCTCGCTGACCATCGGCGCGCCGGCCGACATTACGATTTTTGACCCGGATGCGGAGTGGACGGTGGATGTGAACGCCTTCAAGTCCAAATCCCGCAATTCCGTGCTGCACGGAGTGACGCTGACCGGCAAGCCGATCGCCACTCTGGTTGGCGGACGATAA
- a CDS encoding aspartate carbamoyltransferase catalytic subunit gives MRRKDLLDLQSLTADEIVYLLETAASFKEIVTRPVKKAPTLRGKSVATVFFEPSTRTRTSFEHAAKIMSADTYSLAAATSSATKGESLKDTMLTLDAMGIDVFVIRHSFSGAAALASKYVPNKSVINAGDGTHEHPTQGLLDLMTIREKKGQIEGLEVAIVGDIAHSRVARSNIWGLHTMGAKIRLVGPSTLMPADADRLPVKVYTDLTEGLRGADVVNVLRIQLERQDAAFFPSVREYAKLFGVSHDKLKHAASDVTVLHPGPMNRGVEISSALADDATISVINEQVTNGVAMRMAVLFWLMSATNTISGG, from the coding sequence ATGAGACGAAAAGACTTACTGGACCTGCAAAGCCTGACGGCCGACGAGATTGTGTACCTGCTGGAGACGGCGGCGTCGTTCAAAGAAATCGTCACGCGCCCCGTGAAGAAGGCCCCGACGCTGCGCGGCAAGAGCGTGGCGACGGTGTTCTTCGAGCCCAGCACGCGCACCCGCACTTCGTTCGAGCACGCGGCGAAGATCATGTCCGCCGACACCTATAGCCTTGCCGCCGCCACGAGCAGCGCCACCAAGGGCGAGTCGCTCAAGGACACAATGCTGACGCTCGACGCCATGGGAATCGACGTGTTCGTCATTCGCCATTCCTTCAGCGGCGCGGCGGCGCTCGCGTCGAAGTACGTGCCGAACAAATCCGTGATCAACGCCGGTGACGGGACGCATGAGCACCCGACGCAGGGTCTGCTCGATCTCATGACGATCCGTGAGAAGAAGGGCCAGATCGAAGGGCTGGAAGTGGCGATTGTCGGCGACATCGCGCACAGCCGAGTGGCGCGCTCGAATATCTGGGGCCTGCACACCATGGGCGCCAAGATCCGATTGGTGGGGCCGTCGACGCTGATGCCCGCCGACGCGGACCGGCTGCCGGTGAAGGTCTATACGGATTTGACCGAAGGGCTGCGCGGGGCCGATGTCGTGAACGTGCTTCGGATCCAGCTGGAGCGTCAGGACGCGGCGTTCTTCCCGTCCGTACGCGAATATGCGAAGCTCTTTGGCGTCAGTCACGACAAATTGAAGCACGCGGCGTCCGATGTGACGGTGCTGCATCCGGGACCGATGAACCGTGGCGTGGAGATTTCGTCCGCGCTGGCGGATGATGCGACGATTTCGGTGATCAACGAACAGGTAACGAACGGAGTGGCGATGCGAATGGCCGTCCTGTTCTGGCTGATGAGTGCGACAAATACGATCTCGGGCGGATAG
- the pyrR gene encoding bifunctional pyr operon transcriptional regulator/uracil phosphoribosyltransferase PyrR, with protein sequence MSDETEKLKSGSVVMDADEMRRAWTRVAHEILERNKGVEGLAVIGILRRGAPLAQRLADAIERIEGKPVPVGQLDISLYRDDFRTYQPRVGTTQIPFDIEGKTLVLVDEVVYTGRTVRAALGALVDLGRPSVTQLAVLIDRGHRELPIRPDYVGKNIPTSRQEFVKVFMTEMDGEDKVVIAKDA encoded by the coding sequence ATGTCCGATGAAACCGAAAAATTGAAGTCCGGCTCCGTCGTCATGGACGCCGATGAGATGCGCCGCGCTTGGACTCGTGTCGCGCATGAGATCCTGGAGCGCAACAAAGGCGTGGAAGGTCTCGCCGTGATCGGCATCCTGCGCCGGGGCGCGCCGCTCGCCCAGCGTCTCGCCGACGCCATCGAGCGCATCGAAGGCAAGCCCGTTCCCGTCGGACAACTCGATATCTCGCTGTACCGCGACGATTTCCGCACCTATCAGCCGCGCGTCGGCACCACCCAGATCCCGTTCGACATCGAGGGCAAGACCCTTGTGCTCGTGGACGAGGTGGTGTACACGGGCCGCACCGTGCGCGCGGCGCTCGGCGCGCTTGTGGATCTGGGGCGCCCCAGCGTCACGCAGCTCGCCGTCTTGATCGATCGCGGGCATCGGGAGCTGCCGATCCGGCCGGATTATGTCGGCAAAAATATTCCCACCAGCCGCCAGGAGTTCGTCAAGGTCTTTATGACCGAAATGGACGGCGAAGACAAAGTCGTGATCGCGAAGGACGCGTAA
- a CDS encoding PIG-L deacetylase family protein has protein sequence MSLLKRRRAESTVLTDAQQMQRRKRRRTVACVVMFPPCAAGLFGLTIGYNIYAGNKAVADTSQFHKMASPDASQSFLVFAPHCDDETLGAAGLMRQARLNKCDVHVAIITNGDGFRVSVAREFREFSVPTKDFIRYAYIRQKETQTALAVLGVPKDNIKFFGYPDRGLMPMWTTNWTADKPFTSAFTQADHCPYNNSFTPNAPYSGESLLKDIEAEMNEVKPTDIYVTHPNDDHPDHAAASVFVRTALEQLRSQGVAWAQNAHLHYYLVHRGDWPVPQGLHEDVGLPPPAQMVSLDTHWEELPLSKRDTQKKYAAIKRYRTQTELTGRFLYSFVRKNELFGTLNGATADRLPVVPDGQIRLDGEASEWTGLAPVAMDPVGDSVVRAFQASADITRIFAARDSRTLYVRMDVHKRLSKSVGYTVILRPVTASATPPQSIRLNCQMLAEGQKQPVPGVDQAFYAWRGNQLEVSLPLSVVDPEAGHAPFTLNLAAETQFARMTIDKTGFRGVEVDRTGDAVAAR, from the coding sequence ATGAGCTTATTGAAACGCCGCCGAGCCGAGTCCACAGTCCTGACGGACGCCCAGCAGATGCAGCGCCGCAAGCGCCGCCGCACGGTGGCGTGCGTCGTGATGTTCCCCCCGTGCGCCGCCGGCTTGTTTGGTCTCACCATTGGCTACAACATCTACGCCGGCAACAAAGCCGTCGCGGACACAAGCCAATTCCACAAAATGGCCTCTCCGGACGCATCGCAGTCGTTCCTGGTGTTTGCCCCGCACTGTGATGACGAGACGCTCGGCGCCGCCGGCCTCATGCGTCAGGCGCGCCTGAACAAATGCGATGTGCATGTGGCGATCATCACGAATGGCGACGGCTTCCGGGTGAGCGTCGCGCGGGAATTCCGGGAATTCAGCGTGCCGACCAAGGATTTCATCCGATACGCCTACATCCGCCAGAAAGAAACGCAGACGGCGCTGGCCGTGCTGGGCGTGCCGAAAGACAACATCAAATTCTTCGGATATCCCGACCGCGGCCTCATGCCGATGTGGACGACCAACTGGACGGCGGATAAGCCATTCACGTCGGCGTTCACGCAAGCGGACCATTGCCCCTATAATAATTCATTCACTCCCAACGCTCCCTACAGCGGCGAATCGCTGCTGAAGGATATCGAAGCGGAGATGAACGAGGTCAAGCCGACCGACATTTATGTGACGCATCCCAACGACGACCATCCCGATCACGCGGCGGCGAGCGTCTTCGTACGCACGGCGCTGGAGCAGCTGCGTTCGCAGGGCGTCGCATGGGCGCAGAACGCGCACTTGCATTACTATCTCGTGCATCGAGGCGACTGGCCCGTCCCGCAAGGTCTTCATGAGGATGTCGGCCTGCCGCCGCCGGCGCAGATGGTCTCGCTGGATACGCACTGGGAAGAACTGCCGCTCAGCAAGCGCGACACGCAGAAGAAGTACGCCGCCATCAAGCGATATCGCACTCAGACCGAGCTGACCGGCCGATTCCTGTATTCCTTCGTGCGCAAGAACGAGCTTTTCGGGACGCTGAACGGCGCCACCGCCGACCGTCTCCCGGTTGTCCCCGATGGCCAGATCCGTCTCGACGGCGAAGCCTCGGAATGGACCGGTCTGGCCCCCGTCGCGATGGACCCTGTCGGCGACAGCGTCGTCCGCGCGTTCCAGGCAAGCGCCGATATCACCCGTATCTTCGCCGCCCGCGACAGCCGCACGCTTTACGTGCGCATGGATGTCCACAAGCGCCTTTCCAAATCCGTCGGCTACACCGTGATTTTGCGGCCGGTAACCGCCTCCGCAACCCCGCCGCAGTCGATCCGCCTGAACTGCCAGATGCTCGCCGAGGGCCAAAAACAGCCAGTCCCAGGCGTCGACCAGGCGTTTTACGCCTGGCGCGGCAACCAGTTGGAAGTCTCCCTGCCGCTGTCTGTCGTCGATCCCGAAGCCGGCCACGCGCCCTTCACGCTCAACCTGGCCGCCGAGACACAGTTCGCCCGAATGACGATTGACAAGACAGGGTTCCGTGGTGTGGAAGTGGACCGGACGGGCGACGCGGTGGCGGCGCGGTAG
- a CDS encoding MFS transporter, translating into MSATLENQKTTAEAPPLSLRAIIAYSLANIGAGAFYAFNNYILPLWLGDYTHNAMLKGILAETHSFEGAILQPLIGSASDRLRTRWGRRRPFMILFAPLSALLLLLTPVAATLPVALRLGGIVACIFFSTLIFNFFIDPYQSLLADITPAKQRGRVSGIWYLIGALGQVVILLLPLAIVYRFVLTGVLMIVLTAVTCMTTRETATTDLDLHGEAAIHRLSYWGEMAAAVKGLKTLRQARLYLIMYFCYGAGTSAVVPQLTTFIKDITHCSNDSALQMVLILMVATAIGGVPCGWFTDRIGPKAMTTVGIAMIGLSAINGLWVNNLASVAIVLIFAGLGTAAQNASSYALLTRLIPCEEIGFFTGLQTTALSIVGPASVLITGYLINHYGERVIFGVCFVCILVALAFINRLQPENAAAEIEQHARNNGKTIGAAANN; encoded by the coding sequence ATGAGCGCAACGCTGGAAAATCAGAAGACGACTGCGGAGGCGCCGCCGCTCTCGCTGCGAGCAATTATCGCCTACAGTCTCGCGAACATCGGCGCCGGCGCCTTCTACGCCTTCAATAACTACATTCTGCCGCTGTGGCTGGGTGATTACACGCACAACGCGATGCTGAAGGGAATTCTCGCCGAAACCCATTCCTTCGAAGGCGCCATTTTGCAGCCGCTGATCGGTTCGGCGAGCGACCGCCTCCGCACCCGCTGGGGCCGCCGCCGCCCGTTCATGATATTGTTCGCGCCGCTCTCGGCGCTTTTACTGCTGCTGACGCCCGTGGCGGCGACGCTTCCGGTCGCGCTGCGTCTGGGCGGTATCGTCGCCTGCATCTTCTTTTCGACGCTGATCTTCAACTTTTTTATCGATCCGTACCAATCGCTGCTTGCGGATATCACGCCCGCCAAACAGCGCGGACGCGTTTCGGGAATCTGGTATCTCATCGGCGCGCTGGGTCAGGTCGTCATTCTGCTTCTGCCCCTGGCGATCGTGTACCGCTTCGTGCTCACGGGCGTTTTGATGATCGTCTTGACGGCGGTCACGTGTATGACAACGCGCGAAACGGCGACGACCGATTTGGACCTTCACGGGGAAGCGGCGATCCATCGGCTTAGTTACTGGGGAGAGATGGCGGCGGCGGTCAAGGGCCTCAAAACGCTGCGTCAGGCTCGCCTTTATTTGATCATGTACTTCTGCTATGGGGCGGGAACCAGCGCCGTGGTGCCGCAGCTAACGACGTTCATCAAGGACATCACGCACTGCTCCAATGACAGCGCGCTCCAGATGGTGCTGATCCTGATGGTGGCGACAGCCATTGGCGGCGTGCCCTGCGGCTGGTTCACCGACCGGATCGGACCGAAGGCGATGACAACAGTCGGGATCGCAATGATCGGCCTCTCGGCCATCAACGGCCTCTGGGTGAACAACCTCGCCTCCGTCGCGATTGTCCTGATCTTCGCGGGCCTCGGCACGGCGGCTCAAAACGCGTCCTCCTACGCGCTGCTCACGCGGCTGATTCCCTGTGAGGAGATCGGTTTCTTCACGGGGTTACAGACAACCGCGCTCAGCATCGTCGGCCCCGCCTCCGTGCTCATCACGGGCTATTTGATCAATCACTACGGCGAGCGTGTGATCTTCGGCGTCTGCTTCGTCTGCATTCTCGTCGCGCTGGCCTTTATCAATCGTCTCCAGCCGGAAAACGCCGCCGCGGAAATCGAGCAGCACGCGCGAAACAACGGCAAGACCATCGGCGCGGCGGCCAACAACTAA
- a CDS encoding lysophospholipid acyltransferase family protein: MIYFLFYPIFFVVLRTLIRVLGRLRSSGEHHVPRTGGLIYCPNHTSDADPPTMFVTLPRRAWFIGKSELFEAPVFGWFFHHFHAFPIKRDSADRAALRRAEACLKRGEPIIIFPEGRCAQQGKLLRLQPGAAMLAVRAGAPIVPIGIRHTNEMLPYGSQRPRFSKHPVTVTFGAPIDPAKFADLPRGKAIEAITYELGLALAALTDQAPPPVDAPRERRPKRASSDAPVALHEDQIPDEAAAS; the protein is encoded by the coding sequence ATGATTTACTTTTTGTTTTACCCCATCTTTTTCGTCGTCCTGAGAACCCTGATCCGTGTTCTCGGGCGGCTGCGCTCCAGCGGCGAGCACCATGTGCCGCGCACCGGCGGTCTGATCTACTGCCCAAACCACACCTCGGACGCCGATCCGCCCACGATGTTTGTGACCCTGCCCCGCCGCGCCTGGTTTATCGGCAAATCCGAACTGTTCGAGGCCCCGGTGTTTGGCTGGTTCTTCCATCACTTCCACGCCTTCCCCATCAAGCGGGACAGCGCGGACCGCGCGGCGCTGCGCCGCGCGGAGGCGTGTCTGAAGCGCGGCGAGCCGATCATTATCTTCCCCGAGGGCCGGTGCGCGCAGCAGGGCAAGCTGCTGCGCCTGCAGCCGGGCGCGGCGATGCTCGCGGTTCGGGCCGGCGCGCCGATCGTCCCGATCGGCATCCGTCACACCAACGAAATGCTGCCCTACGGATCTCAGCGTCCCCGGTTCAGCAAGCATCCCGTGACAGTGACGTTCGGCGCTCCCATCGATCCCGCCAAATTCGCCGATCTGCCGCGCGGCAAAGCGATTGAAGCGATCACCTACGAACTGGGTCTCGCGCTCGCCGCACTGACGGATCAGGCTCCGCCTCCGGTCGATGCGCCGCGCGAACGCAGGCCCAAACGGGCCTCGTCCGACGCGCCGGTCGCTCTCCATGAAGATCAGATCCCCGATGAGGCCGCTGCTTCTTGA
- a CDS encoding DUF1559 domain-containing protein: MKLSMKAVKGFTLIELLVVIAIIAILAAILFPVFAKAREKARQITCISNLKQIGLATLQYNQDYDEAFYAHRYNNSPNLLLKSNGGPFADVSGDVTNKVFWISLLQPYTKSYDVFKCPSNPNAWVGVNTDGVSCGNAAGAASGCSGVGYGGENSYGHNDVFLSPAGQFNDPTSGAPALVSLAAIQRPASTIMVTDATYYGVAFDVNNESGMQDSHNGSYDPTGDKAVYAKESNANAGQYESYWKNLGNSKWGWDTGAGAVGSPNIGAGGTSPASKLLGARHTDFINCQFVDGHCKSIRFSKVVGDVCLWSTDSLGGSDHSFCN; encoded by the coding sequence ATGAAACTGTCCATGAAAGCAGTCAAGGGTTTCACCTTGATTGAGTTGCTCGTCGTCATCGCCATTATCGCGATTCTTGCCGCTATCCTCTTCCCCGTCTTCGCCAAGGCTCGTGAGAAGGCCCGCCAGATTACTTGTATTTCGAACCTGAAGCAAATTGGTCTCGCCACTCTTCAGTACAACCAGGATTACGATGAGGCGTTCTACGCTCATCGCTACAACAACTCACCGAACCTTTTGCTCAAGAGCAATGGCGGCCCTTTCGCGGATGTTTCTGGCGATGTTACGAACAAAGTATTCTGGATTTCCTTGCTCCAGCCGTATACAAAGAGCTACGATGTTTTCAAGTGTCCATCTAACCCGAACGCGTGGGTCGGTGTCAACACCGATGGTGTCAGCTGTGGTAATGCGGCAGGCGCCGCCTCAGGATGTTCCGGCGTCGGCTATGGCGGCGAAAATAGTTATGGACACAATGATGTCTTTTTAAGCCCAGCGGGTCAGTTTAACGATCCGACGAGCGGTGCTCCAGCATTGGTCAGCTTGGCTGCTATTCAGCGCCCGGCATCAACGATTATGGTCACCGACGCTACGTACTATGGCGTCGCATTTGACGTGAACAATGAGAGCGGCATGCAAGATTCGCACAATGGCTCTTACGATCCTACGGGTGACAAGGCTGTTTACGCGAAAGAAAGCAACGCTAATGCCGGCCAGTACGAGAGCTACTGGAAGAACCTCGGCAACAGCAAGTGGGGCTGGGACACTGGCGCCGGTGCAGTCGGCTCCCCGAACATTGGTGCTGGCGGAACTTCTCCGGCTTCCAAATTGCTTGGAGCTCGCCACACCGACTTCATCAACTGCCAGTTCGTTGACGGACACTGCAAATCTATTCGCTTCTCGAAGGTCGTTGGCGACGTTTGCCTCTGGTCCACCGACAGTCTGGGTGGCAGCGACCACTCTTTCTGCAACTAA
- a CDS encoding ATP-binding protein, which produces MSVELLNDIQPSPQSASVVDDRNHGKSRSKNFEPKSGKLAAISETSQPSLPDPLSPRYKTPSKVLSSVRDIFVSPAVGSLLTVGLLTLCTWWILWLREFTGYERPYTILYLVPVAIAAAFLGLRGGVAASVAVLLLTRIYLFNDHKHGWALLSVPNLAEGLELTTLAMGTLAIAAVTGRLRKTLGYLHASHMRLEEINHRLAATNQRLVDSEEQRRTFNSEVLLAVTGGKLNLVERDEILPQELTERAPSMDQPLKTPLDASRLRQDLHQVAVDLHMDVERTADLLTSVSEAATNAIKHGGGGAARVWIEDTLVCVLIEDNGTGIAPVHLARATLEKGYSTRISLGMGFHLMLEATDALTLSTSEKGTSILLQITNKPRISEEDAILAKYMRA; this is translated from the coding sequence TTGAGCGTCGAACTTTTGAACGATATTCAGCCGTCGCCGCAGTCCGCCAGCGTTGTGGACGATCGCAACCACGGTAAATCACGGTCCAAAAACTTCGAACCGAAGTCCGGCAAATTGGCTGCTATTAGCGAGACAAGCCAGCCATCCTTGCCGGATCCGCTCTCTCCCCGCTACAAGACGCCAAGCAAGGTTCTTTCCAGTGTCCGCGATATCTTTGTCAGTCCGGCCGTGGGATCTTTACTGACCGTCGGTCTGCTCACACTCTGTACCTGGTGGATCCTCTGGCTCCGAGAGTTTACCGGATACGAACGACCTTACACCATCCTCTATCTCGTGCCCGTGGCAATCGCCGCCGCATTTCTGGGGCTTCGAGGCGGCGTCGCCGCCTCAGTCGCCGTACTGCTTCTCACCCGCATCTATCTTTTCAACGACCACAAGCATGGATGGGCGCTTCTGTCCGTTCCCAATCTCGCCGAAGGGTTGGAGCTTACGACCCTCGCCATGGGCACCCTCGCCATCGCCGCCGTGACCGGACGCCTGCGCAAGACCCTGGGTTACCTCCACGCATCGCACATGCGTCTTGAAGAGATCAATCATCGTCTGGCGGCGACGAATCAGCGTCTGGTCGACAGTGAGGAGCAGCGTCGCACATTCAACAGCGAAGTCCTTCTGGCCGTCACCGGCGGCAAGCTGAACCTCGTGGAGCGCGACGAGATCTTGCCGCAAGAACTCACCGAACGCGCGCCGTCCATGGATCAGCCGCTCAAGACTCCGCTTGACGCCTCTCGCTTGCGGCAAGACCTGCACCAGGTCGCCGTGGATCTGCACATGGATGTCGAGCGCACCGCCGATCTTCTCACCAGTGTCAGCGAGGCCGCGACCAACGCGATCAAGCACGGCGGCGGCGGCGCCGCCCGCGTCTGGATCGAAGACACCCTCGTCTGCGTCTTGATCGAAGACAACGGAACCGGCATTGCCCCCGTCCATCTCGCCCGCGCCACCCTCGAAAAAGGCTACTCCACCCGCATCTCCCTCGGCATGGGCTTCCACCTTATGCTCGAAGCCACCGACGCACTCACCCTCAGCACCAGCGAGAAGGGGACGTCGATCCTGCTGCAAATCACCAACAAGCCACGGATCTCCGAAGAAGACGCCATTCTCGCAAAGTACATGCGCGCGTAA